One Clostridiaceae bacterium genomic region harbors:
- a CDS encoding 2Fe-2S iron-sulfur cluster binding domain-containing protein → MVNLTINNKKITVEKGTTILEAAKRNNILIPHFCYLEDVHQIGSCRICVVEVEGAKNLQASCMVEVQEGMVVHTNTERVRKARKVLYELMLSDHPKNCLSCRRNQNCELQKLGELIQVDESRFEGEMSSKPCDSSSPSIMRDLSKCVLCRRCVTVCNEIQGVGVLNAQNRGFETTIGPGEDLQLNSVNCVYCGQCVAVCPVGALQERDSIEEVWQAIFDKNKRVVVQTAPAIRAALGEEFGYEPGTLVTGKMVTALKNMGFDDVFDTNFAADLTIIEEGHELLERIKNAFSGKEAVLPMITSCSPGWIKYIEHTYPQELDHLSTCKSPHMMMGALVKSYYAQKLGIAPEDIYVVSVMPCTAKKFEITRPEMKNNGCRNVDAVLTTRELAKMIKDSGVDFTKLEDSRFDSPLGLSTGAADIFAVTGGVMEAAIRTVYEVITGRELPFDKLHVTPITGFEQIKTAELKIENPTEEYKYLDGVVLKIAVTSGLKGAAKLMNQIAEGNSPYHFIEVMGCPGGCISGGGQPRLTNDEIRLKRLEAIYKEDEGKELRKSHENPFITKLYQEFLIKPLGHKSHELLHTHYTDRSIRNRISSK, encoded by the coding sequence ATGGTAAATTTAACGATTAATAATAAAAAAATTACCGTGGAAAAAGGGACCACAATTTTAGAGGCGGCGAAAAGAAATAATATTCTCATTCCCCACTTTTGCTACCTGGAAGACGTGCATCAAATTGGTTCCTGCAGAATATGTGTTGTGGAAGTTGAGGGAGCCAAGAACTTACAGGCATCATGTATGGTAGAGGTACAGGAAGGTATGGTGGTTCATACCAATACTGAAAGAGTGAGAAAAGCAAGGAAGGTTTTATATGAGCTAATGCTTTCTGATCACCCCAAAAATTGCCTTAGCTGCAGGAGAAATCAGAACTGTGAGCTTCAAAAACTTGGTGAGTTGATACAGGTTGATGAATCCAGGTTTGAAGGAGAGATGTCTTCTAAACCATGTGATAGTTCATCTCCATCTATTATGAGAGATCTTTCCAAATGTGTTCTGTGCAGAAGATGTGTTACTGTTTGTAATGAAATTCAGGGCGTGGGAGTACTCAATGCTCAAAACAGAGGCTTTGAAACTACTATCGGTCCTGGTGAAGACCTGCAGCTAAACAGCGTAAATTGTGTATACTGTGGACAGTGTGTGGCTGTATGTCCTGTAGGTGCTTTACAGGAAAGGGATTCAATTGAGGAGGTTTGGCAGGCAATTTTCGATAAAAATAAAAGGGTGGTTGTTCAGACAGCTCCTGCAATAAGAGCAGCCCTGGGTGAGGAATTCGGTTATGAGCCTGGTACCCTTGTGACGGGCAAAATGGTTACTGCATTAAAGAACATGGGATTTGACGATGTATTTGATACTAACTTTGCTGCTGATTTGACAATAATTGAAGAAGGACATGAACTTCTGGAGAGAATCAAAAATGCTTTCAGCGGCAAAGAGGCAGTATTACCAATGATAACCAGCTGCAGCCCTGGTTGGATAAAATATATTGAGCATACTTACCCACAAGAGCTGGACCATTTATCCACTTGCAAGTCTCCTCATATGATGATGGGTGCACTGGTTAAGTCCTATTACGCCCAAAAATTAGGTATAGCACCTGAGGATATATATGTTGTTTCAGTTATGCCCTGCACGGCCAAAAAATTTGAAATTACCCGACCTGAAATGAAAAACAATGGTTGCAGAAATGTAGACGCGGTACTTACAACAAGAGAACTGGCAAAAATGATAAAGGATTCAGGAGTTGATTTTACTAAGCTGGAAGATAGCCGGTTTGACAGCCCCCTTGGCCTTTCTACCGGTGCAGCAGATATATTTGCTGTTACAGGTGGCGTAATGGAAGCGGCTATAAGGACGGTATATGAAGTAATTACAGGAAGAGAACTGCCTTTTGATAAGCTGCACGTCACACCTATTACCGGTTTTGAACAAATAAAAACTGCCGAACTTAAAATCGAAAACCCAACTGAAGAGTATAAATACCTGGATGGGGTAGTGCTAAAAATTGCGGTTACCAGCGGTTTAAAAGGCGCAGCTAAATTAATGAACCAGATTGCCGAAGGTAACTCTCCCTATCATTTTATAGAAGTGATGGGATGCCCGGGAGGATGCATAAGCGGAGGAGGACAGCCCAGACTTACAAACGATGAAATCAGGCTAAAAAGGCTAGAGGCAATTTATAAAGAAGATGAAGGTAAAGAGCTTAGAAAGTCGCATGAAAATCCATTTATCACAAAACTTTACCAGGAATTCCTCATAAAACCCTTAGGCCATAAATCCCATGAACTTCTGCATACTCATTATACAGACAGAAGTATCAGAAATAGAATTAGTAGTAAGTAA